A DNA window from Pseudomonas tohonis contains the following coding sequences:
- a CDS encoding AraC family transcriptional regulator, translating to MKPETLNHYGQRLEPVLHWLARNPDADPDLYRLADLACLSPYHFHRVYRALMGETVNATVQRIRMHRAAVALGNPEASLRDVAQRAGYGSDAAFNRAFGTAFGIPPGRYRTARSRPFDPKELGMYPIKIETRPAVTLAALAHRGSYQEIGPQFARVFMLAATRGIALPDSIGYGVYLDDPAQVPAHELRSMAGVPVAPDAVLGDELLRFEIPAGRCAVLTYTGPYNEMDKPYSWMFSQWLPTSGHEPANFPMFEMYMNDPRTTPPAQLQTCICMLLK from the coding sequence ATGAAGCCCGAGACCCTGAACCACTATGGCCAGCGCCTGGAACCCGTCCTTCACTGGCTGGCCCGCAACCCGGACGCCGACCCGGACCTGTACCGGCTGGCGGACCTGGCCTGCCTTTCGCCTTACCACTTCCACCGGGTGTACCGCGCCCTGATGGGGGAGACGGTGAACGCCACGGTGCAGCGCATCCGCATGCACCGCGCGGCAGTGGCACTGGGCAATCCCGAGGCTTCCTTGCGTGATGTGGCGCAGCGTGCCGGCTATGGGTCGGACGCGGCGTTCAACCGGGCATTCGGCACCGCCTTCGGCATCCCGCCAGGGCGCTACCGCACGGCCCGCTCCCGTCCCTTCGACCCCAAGGAGCTCGGCATGTACCCCATCAAGATCGAAACCCGCCCCGCCGTGACGCTGGCCGCCCTGGCCCATCGCGGCAGCTACCAGGAAATCGGCCCGCAGTTCGCCCGCGTCTTCATGCTCGCCGCCACACGCGGCATCGCCCTGCCCGATTCGATCGGCTATGGCGTCTACCTGGACGACCCCGCCCAGGTACCCGCCCATGAGTTGCGCTCGATGGCCGGCGTCCCGGTGGCCCCCGATGCCGTGCTGGGCGACGAGTTGCTGCGCTTCGAAATCCCCGCCGGTCGCTGCGCCGTACTGACCTACACCGGTCCGTACAACGAGATGGACAAGCCCTACAGCTGGATGTTTTCGCAATGGCTGCCAACCAGCGGCCATGAACCGGCGAACTTCCCCATGTTCGAGATGTACATGAACGACCCCCGCACCACCCCGCCCGCGCAACTGCAGACCTGCATCTGCATGCTGCTGAAGTAG